In the genome of Carnobacterium pleistocenium FTR1, one region contains:
- the fmt gene encoding methionyl-tRNA formyltransferase: MTKIIFMGTPAFSVPILEALIDSEYQVVAVVTQPDRPVGRKKTLTASPVKAAAMQHNLPVFQPEKISGSPEMEALIALEPDLIVTAAFGQFLPQKLLAAPKYGAINVHASLLPKYRGGAPVHYALMQGEKETGVSIIYMEKKMDAGDIILQKSLEITRDDDVGTLFDRLSLLGKELLMETLPKLLAGDITPVKQNEAEVTFSPNIKREEEEVDWTKTAAEVDYQVRGMRPWPVAYTVAEGKRLKLWDVTPTEEKTTASPGVIVRIEKDGLYLACGNQTVVKINEVQPAGRSKMTIMAFLTGVGSQLKVGEKVGSNGN, from the coding sequence ATGACAAAAATCATATTTATGGGAACTCCAGCTTTTTCGGTTCCAATACTAGAAGCATTAATTGATTCTGAGTATCAAGTCGTAGCTGTTGTTACACAACCAGATAGACCAGTGGGTAGAAAGAAGACCTTGACAGCTTCGCCTGTTAAGGCAGCTGCTATGCAACATAATTTACCTGTTTTTCAACCAGAAAAAATTTCAGGCTCTCCCGAAATGGAAGCACTTATTGCATTAGAACCAGACTTGATCGTTACAGCAGCGTTTGGACAATTTTTGCCGCAAAAACTCTTAGCTGCTCCTAAATATGGAGCTATTAATGTGCATGCTTCATTATTGCCTAAGTATCGTGGCGGTGCTCCAGTTCACTATGCCCTCATGCAAGGAGAAAAAGAGACTGGGGTTTCCATCATATATATGGAGAAAAAAATGGACGCAGGAGATATTATCTTACAGAAATCATTAGAAATTACTCGAGATGATGATGTTGGAACTTTATTTGATCGGTTAAGTCTTTTAGGCAAAGAATTATTAATGGAAACTTTACCTAAATTATTAGCAGGAGACATTACACCGGTAAAACAAAACGAAGCAGAAGTTACGTTTTCACCTAATATTAAACGCGAAGAAGAAGAAGTCGATTGGACTAAGACAGCTGCTGAAGTTGATTACCAAGTTCGCGGCATGCGTCCTTGGCCAGTAGCCTATACGGTAGCAGAGGGGAAAAGGCTGAAGTTATGGGATGTGACGCCTACTGAAGAAAAAACAACTGCTTCTCCTGGAGTCATTGTACGAATTGAAAAAGATGGACTCTATTTAGCTTGTGGGAATCAGACAGTTGTAAAAATAAATGAAGTTCAACCAGCTGGAAGAAGTAAAATGACTATCATGGCTTTTTTAACTGGAGTGGGAAGCCAACTAAAAGTTGGAGAAAAGGTAGGGTCAAATGGAAACTAA